The following are from one region of the Prevotella communis genome:
- a CDS encoding serine hydrolase domain-containing protein codes for MLKEFSLACVCCLLLSSCAIIRGYRADGKAGPDIYSFEHHVHDTIANGTSTFSFPYARQQAEWIDTLHFFHQGRRYKNVTLWEALMGKTDTQGVLIIHDDSIVYEHYEGDITIDRLGTVFSVSKSITSLMCGIAVYEGYIKSVDDVVTDYLPELKKKDPMWQKLTIRHLLDMRSGLDFDDTYSLQLKGLKRLNAMAKLNYGHNLMKQIRGLKFRCEPGKEHRYESMTAEILGVVIERATGMRYVDYLSTRVWQPLQMESPAVVNIDSRKHGVAHAFGGISTSMRDLAKIGRLYMNGGVWNGKRIVGEDWIRQTTDYSEDNDGYHFNWYNLSNIGADKAQYPGYYAHGIRGQVLYVNPYKRLIMVRMGKQDNTFASIPYVFEQLSNSGF; via the coding sequence ATGCTTAAAGAATTTTCGCTGGCATGCGTGTGCTGCCTTCTCTTATCGTCATGTGCTATTATAAGAGGTTATAGGGCCGATGGAAAAGCGGGACCGGATATCTATAGCTTTGAGCATCATGTACACGATACCATAGCAAACGGAACATCGACATTTTCTTTTCCTTATGCCAGACAACAGGCAGAATGGATAGATACCCTGCACTTCTTTCATCAGGGGAGGCGCTATAAGAACGTGACGCTATGGGAGGCCCTGATGGGTAAGACAGACACGCAGGGTGTTCTCATCATCCATGACGACAGCATCGTCTATGAGCATTATGAGGGCGACATCACCATCGACAGGTTGGGCACGGTCTTCTCTGTGTCGAAGTCTATCACGTCGCTGATGTGCGGCATTGCTGTGTACGAGGGCTACATCAAGAGTGTGGACGATGTGGTGACTGACTATCTGCCTGAACTCAAGAAGAAAGACCCTATGTGGCAGAAACTCACCATCCGACACCTGTTGGACATGCGGAGCGGACTGGACTTCGACGATACCTATTCGCTTCAGTTGAAGGGCCTGAAACGTCTTAATGCGATGGCGAAACTGAACTACGGCCATAACCTGATGAAACAGATCCGCGGTCTGAAGTTCAGATGTGAGCCTGGTAAGGAACATCGCTATGAGAGTATGACGGCCGAGATTCTTGGGGTTGTCATAGAGCGGGCTACAGGCATGCGCTATGTGGACTATCTCAGCACGAGGGTGTGGCAGCCTTTACAGATGGAGTCGCCTGCCGTCGTCAATATCGACAGTCGTAAGCACGGGGTGGCTCATGCCTTTGGCGGCATCTCAACCTCGATGAGGGATCTGGCCAAGATAGGTCGTCTTTATATGAATGGCGGCGTATGGAACGGTAAGCGCATCGTAGGTGAGGACTGGATACGGCAGACCACGGATTACTCGGAGGATAACGACGGCTATCACTTCAACTGGTATAACCTGAGCAATATAGGGGCCGACAAGGCGCAGTATCCTGGCTATTATGCCCACGGCATTCGCGGACAGGTGCTTTACGTGAATCCCTATAAGCGTCTTATCATGGTGAGAATGGGTAAGCAGGACAATACGTTTGCCTCTATACCTTATGTTTTTGAACAACTGAGCAATAGTGGCTTCTAG
- a CDS encoding VapE domain-containing protein encodes MSKELTIHGEALGASQLGTLAAEQFLKDNYLFRFNELSGKVEYVTLPASEKPEWRVLTQKALNSIIIHAKREEISEKGSPKTDIVELLQSDEVEVFNPIQHYLRNLPKWDGQNHVAKLFGRLPGVSSEQMEFLFVWLRSAVAHWLQMDTLHGNECVPTLIGSQGCGKTTFVARLLPPELRMYFLDHLNLSNKFDKEMALTNNLIVNLDELDAIRPSQQAALKQTLSKSKVNGRPIYGASQDDRPRYASFVATTNNPHPLSDVTGSRRYICVTIPDGQYINNDGDIDYEQLYAQVMYELLELKSPFWFNNDQVARIQQLNLNYMEQKDIAEVLEACIRKPKEGEQGVRMKSGEIVSLIRQEYPTIKADHSTKIHLGMALKELGFEGKTHGGQTYYKVVPLKAA; translated from the coding sequence ATGAGTAAAGAACTTACCATTCACGGTGAGGCTCTGGGAGCTTCACAGCTGGGAACCCTTGCCGCAGAGCAGTTCCTGAAAGACAATTACCTGTTCCGTTTCAACGAGTTGAGCGGAAAGGTGGAGTATGTAACCCTTCCTGCCAGCGAGAAGCCTGAATGGCGCGTGCTGACGCAGAAGGCACTTAACAGTATTATCATCCACGCTAAGCGCGAGGAAATCAGCGAGAAAGGGAGTCCCAAGACCGACATCGTAGAACTGTTGCAGTCGGACGAGGTGGAGGTATTCAATCCTATTCAGCATTACCTGAGGAACCTGCCTAAATGGGACGGACAGAACCATGTAGCCAAGCTTTTCGGGCGACTGCCAGGCGTCAGCTCAGAGCAGATGGAGTTCCTGTTTGTATGGCTTCGTTCTGCTGTGGCCCACTGGCTTCAGATGGACACCCTTCATGGCAATGAGTGTGTGCCAACGCTGATTGGCAGTCAGGGATGCGGCAAGACCACCTTCGTGGCCCGATTGCTGCCTCCTGAGTTGCGCATGTATTTCCTGGACCATCTGAACCTGTCGAATAAGTTTGATAAGGAGATGGCGCTGACCAACAACCTGATAGTCAACCTTGACGAGCTGGATGCCATCCGTCCCAGTCAGCAGGCAGCCCTGAAGCAGACGCTGTCAAAGAGTAAGGTGAACGGACGTCCTATCTATGGCGCCTCGCAGGATGACCGTCCCCGCTATGCCTCGTTCGTGGCAACTACAAACAATCCTCATCCCCTGTCGGATGTCACAGGCAGTCGCCGATATATCTGCGTCACCATTCCAGACGGACAGTATATCAATAATGATGGCGATATAGACTATGAGCAGCTTTATGCGCAGGTGATGTATGAACTCCTGGAACTGAAATCGCCTTTCTGGTTTAATAATGATCAGGTGGCACGTATCCAGCAGCTGAACCTCAACTACATGGAGCAGAAGGATATCGCGGAAGTCCTGGAGGCCTGTATCCGCAAGCCCAAGGAGGGTGAGCAGGGTGTCCGCATGAAGAGCGGCGAGATAGTGAGCCTGATTCGTCAGGAGTATCCCACGATCAAGGCAGACCACAGCACGAAGATTCATCTGGGTATGGCCTTGAAGGAACTGGGCTTTGAAGGCAAGACGCATGGTGGACAAACCTATTATAAAGTCGTCCCCCTCAAGGCTGCCTGA
- a CDS encoding AAA family ATPase, with protein MENPFKFGTIVEEEYFTDRVQEVAYIEQFIQSANHLVLISPRRFGKSSVVAKAVKQSGRKNITVNLQQATSVSDLSAKLLKEFFKVHPLERVRHLITHFRVIPTISTNPLTGSMDVSFQPGVDGIVLIEDVLTLIEKAHSEQDRMIVVLDEFQEIRDLAPKLDKQLRSIMQKQKNINYILLGSQESMMTDIFEDKKSPFYHFGELMRLGKLPHEDFHQYLSERLAKCFVETHEELSDRILDYTDCHPYYSQQLAANVWQIGMLQPATSDPVQKAIDYIVTTHGLDYERLWMNFNRTNKWILQRLVSNKPLQSGEYRTSTIYSALKRLQKDGYVIYSNHYEMEDPFFKEWILTNNK; from the coding sequence ATGGAAAATCCTTTTAAATTCGGCACTATCGTAGAAGAAGAGTACTTCACAGATAGAGTTCAAGAAGTGGCCTACATTGAACAGTTTATACAAAGTGCAAACCATTTGGTACTGATTAGTCCACGTCGTTTTGGAAAAAGCAGCGTAGTGGCTAAAGCTGTAAAACAAAGTGGTCGTAAAAATATTACTGTAAACTTACAACAGGCTACCTCCGTCTCTGATTTGTCTGCAAAACTACTAAAAGAATTTTTCAAGGTACACCCTCTGGAACGTGTAAGACATCTGATTACTCATTTCCGTGTGATACCCACGATATCAACAAATCCTCTGACTGGGTCTATGGATGTTTCATTTCAACCAGGCGTAGACGGAATAGTGTTGATAGAAGATGTGCTGACTTTAATTGAGAAAGCGCATTCAGAACAAGATCGTATGATTGTGGTACTTGACGAGTTTCAGGAAATTCGTGACTTGGCTCCAAAACTTGATAAGCAACTGCGTTCTATCATGCAAAAGCAGAAAAATATCAACTATATCTTACTTGGAAGTCAGGAAAGCATGATGACGGATATCTTTGAGGATAAGAAATCGCCATTCTATCATTTTGGAGAACTGATGCGTTTAGGCAAGCTACCTCATGAGGATTTTCATCAATACTTGTCGGAGCGTTTGGCAAAATGTTTTGTAGAGACCCACGAAGAATTATCGGATAGGATTCTAGACTACACAGATTGTCATCCATATTATTCCCAGCAGCTAGCTGCCAACGTGTGGCAGATAGGAATGCTTCAGCCTGCTACTTCAGACCCTGTACAAAAAGCCATAGATTATATTGTAACAACTCATGGTCTAGATTATGAGCGTCTATGGATGAATTTTAATAGGACAAATAAATGGATACTCCAACGTTTGGTATCTAATAAGCCTTTGCAGTCAGGTGAGTATCGTACCAGTACTATTTATAGTGCATTAAAACGTCTACAGAAGGATGGTTATGTCATCTATTCTAACCATTACGAAATGGAAGATCCGTTCTTTAAAGAATGGATCTTGACTAATAATAAGTAA
- a CDS encoding TlpA disulfide reductase family protein, producing the protein MKRILLMMSAWVLMLSAQAQQVRYTVKGVSKENGKMVYLEDRLTSKPVDSTLVAKGKFMFKGQADKDAILAITFDKNDWRSWRTLFFNDGKPVSVNMNDSTLKGSPLNERLSYYNIEIMGMPSYHYPEYRGKMVKKLFEEERETLVPAALIVEAQKVFGTKELQSILEGQPAYAAHPYVKQYEKRLKWMATTNIVVKSGRTEEQKVAEKAEKNAFVGQQFSDFEMADTLGTMHKLSEYVGNGHWLFVDFWASWCGPCLREMPNVVAAYEKYHDKGLDIVGISFDGNKIPWKKAIARQKMPWVQLSDLKGWESVGAKIYKINAIPDNLLIDPQGKIVARNLRGEALHEKLREVFGE; encoded by the coding sequence ATGAAAAGAATCCTTTTGATGATGAGTGCTTGGGTGCTGATGTTGTCGGCACAGGCACAACAAGTAAGGTACACCGTGAAGGGTGTTAGTAAGGAAAACGGCAAGATGGTCTATCTCGAAGACAGGCTGACTTCGAAACCGGTGGATAGTACGCTTGTTGCCAAGGGGAAGTTCATGTTCAAGGGTCAGGCAGATAAGGATGCCATTCTTGCCATTACGTTTGATAAGAATGATTGGCGTAGTTGGCGGACACTGTTTTTCAACGACGGCAAGCCTGTCAGCGTCAATATGAACGACAGCACTTTGAAGGGTTCGCCGTTGAACGAGCGACTATCCTATTATAATATAGAGATAATGGGAATGCCGAGCTATCATTATCCCGAATATCGAGGCAAGATGGTGAAGAAATTGTTCGAAGAGGAACGTGAGACCCTCGTGCCTGCTGCACTCATCGTAGAAGCTCAAAAGGTTTTTGGAACGAAAGAATTGCAGAGTATTTTGGAAGGGCAACCCGCCTATGCCGCGCATCCATACGTAAAACAATATGAGAAGCGCCTGAAGTGGATGGCTACGACAAATATTGTCGTGAAGTCTGGCAGGACTGAAGAACAGAAAGTTGCTGAAAAAGCCGAGAAGAACGCTTTCGTCGGTCAGCAGTTTTCCGATTTCGAAATGGCTGACACGCTAGGCACCATGCACAAACTCAGCGAGTATGTTGGTAATGGACATTGGTTGTTTGTTGACTTTTGGGCTTCGTGGTGCGGTCCTTGTCTCCGTGAAATGCCCAATGTGGTAGCGGCATACGAGAAGTACCATGACAAGGGGCTCGACATCGTCGGCATCTCCTTTGACGGAAACAAGATACCATGGAAGAAAGCCATCGCCAGGCAGAAGATGCCGTGGGTGCAACTCTCCGACTTGAAGGGATGGGAATCCGTGGGTGCCAAGATCTATAAAATCAATGCCATCCCCGACAACCTCCTCATTGATCCGCAAGGCAAGATTGTGGCACGTAACTTGCGTGGCGAGGCACTGCATGAGAAGTTAAGAGAAGTGTTTGGAGAATAG
- a CDS encoding helix-turn-helix transcriptional regulator, translated as MKQTILFLLAFVCIGCSLHQERQQPFTLQGAWQLSKAEFPAGQTQSFPSEGITYLRIYEGDSIMYQCRLTRSESALVIQPSEISDVKVIDTGDKERLYLEDSDPFPLTILDDSTITIQQGGILYTWRRADEIAKEWKKEICKIISDDLSDDHQGEFHSYVLSSKERQQENMIHWFIGFSIVITIVVIIAIQAAIVYRREKRKLRFQLQQIQDMQENRPQVVRQAVETMEKEFFASDGYISLQRRIAGGQLLKEQDWLDIEAQLKRVYPAFSSQLHALYPLSELEYQVCMLIKLRIAPTDIASVMARSTSTISTMRSRLYTKVFGRKGGAKEWDEFLQGIGV; from the coding sequence ATGAAACAAACAATCCTTTTTCTACTTGCATTCGTCTGCATCGGATGCAGCTTGCACCAAGAACGTCAACAACCATTTACCTTACAGGGCGCCTGGCAACTTTCAAAGGCTGAGTTTCCTGCGGGACAAACTCAATCATTTCCATCAGAAGGAATAACCTACCTGCGCATCTACGAAGGCGACAGCATCATGTACCAGTGCAGGCTGACACGCTCTGAATCGGCACTCGTAATCCAGCCAAGTGAGATCTCTGACGTGAAGGTGATTGATACGGGCGACAAGGAACGACTTTATCTGGAGGATAGCGACCCGTTTCCGCTGACTATCCTGGACGATTCCACCATCACCATCCAGCAAGGAGGCATCCTCTACACGTGGCGCAGAGCCGATGAAATAGCTAAGGAATGGAAGAAAGAAATCTGTAAGATTATATCTGACGACCTGAGTGATGACCATCAAGGAGAGTTTCACAGCTATGTACTCTCGTCAAAAGAGCGACAACAGGAAAACATGATTCATTGGTTCATAGGCTTCTCGATCGTGATTACCATTGTGGTTATCATCGCCATTCAAGCTGCCATTGTCTATCGCAGGGAGAAACGCAAACTGAGATTCCAACTGCAGCAGATTCAGGACATGCAGGAGAATCGTCCGCAGGTGGTGCGACAGGCCGTAGAGACGATGGAGAAAGAATTCTTTGCGTCGGATGGCTATATCTCGCTGCAACGACGTATAGCAGGCGGACAGCTACTGAAAGAACAGGACTGGCTGGACATAGAAGCCCAACTGAAGCGTGTCTATCCTGCCTTCTCCAGTCAGTTGCACGCCCTCTATCCTTTGTCAGAATTAGAATATCAGGTATGCATGCTCATCAAACTGCGTATTGCTCCCACAGATATTGCCAGCGTCATGGCTCGCAGCACCAGCACTATCAGCACCATGCGCAGTCGCCTTTATACAAAGGTATTCGGACGTAAGGGCGGTGCAAAGGAATGGGACGAATTCCTGCAGGGCATCGGTGTATAA
- a CDS encoding aspartyl protease family protein: MRQIAGMLCFLGLMLSCSSQAQLARYRYDFTLNRSNFVDSIAIEWERGQVLLPVEIGGRSYRFLFDTGAAQAVVYADSPVEGCRPAGLIRSQDATGAIDTVQLVTLPPVSLGHLTLTGCQATILRRPVAGRNIDGIIGFDLINRGLSAKIDVNHRLLILTDCKDFFRSEQTFSTRYKLKYHVPYVKVSPAGRYKEYTLFDTGSRSLYGISRQSFDACRAKIGAEADSLIEGRSQGRHAIGHFGSERLSEVFFLHLQRLSAFDHAFCDVHAVTTQGESHLGAGLLNYGAVIFLPHKKCICFQPYNQQVKTIVSNRQQDIAFVPEGAMPSVGLIWEQGEPYRLGFRQGDIITKIDDTPILSFTQFVTYPFVIGREYLFTVKDARGFSRQIRWTRLRNR, encoded by the coding sequence ATGCGACAGATAGCGGGCATGTTGTGCTTCCTGGGGCTGATGCTTAGTTGCTCCTCTCAGGCGCAACTTGCCCGCTATCGTTATGATTTCACCCTTAACCGTTCAAATTTCGTTGATTCCATCGCTATAGAGTGGGAGCGCGGACAGGTACTCCTGCCTGTAGAGATTGGTGGCAGGAGTTATCGTTTTCTCTTTGATACGGGTGCTGCACAGGCTGTGGTCTATGCTGACTCTCCTGTTGAGGGGTGTCGTCCTGCAGGTCTTATTCGTTCTCAGGATGCTACAGGTGCCATAGATACCGTACAGCTGGTGACGCTGCCTCCAGTCTCCTTGGGACACCTTACTTTGACGGGATGTCAGGCCACCATTCTTCGTCGCCCTGTAGCAGGTAGGAATATTGATGGAATCATAGGCTTTGATCTGATTAATCGCGGGCTGAGCGCAAAGATTGATGTAAACCACCGTCTGCTTATCCTTACCGATTGCAAAGATTTCTTTCGCAGCGAACAGACTTTCTCTACCCGTTATAAACTGAAGTATCACGTACCTTATGTTAAGGTAAGTCCTGCTGGCCGCTACAAGGAGTACACCCTCTTTGATACAGGCAGTCGTTCGCTCTATGGCATAAGTCGTCAGAGCTTTGATGCCTGTCGTGCAAAGATAGGTGCTGAGGCCGACTCTCTTATAGAGGGGCGCTCTCAGGGACGCCATGCTATCGGTCATTTTGGTAGCGAGCGGCTTAGTGAGGTGTTTTTCCTGCATCTGCAGCGTCTTAGTGCCTTTGATCATGCTTTCTGCGATGTCCATGCGGTGACCACGCAGGGCGAGTCTCATCTGGGTGCAGGTCTTCTGAACTATGGTGCTGTGATATTCCTGCCACACAAGAAGTGCATCTGCTTTCAGCCATATAATCAGCAGGTGAAGACAATCGTCAGCAACCGTCAACAGGATATCGCCTTTGTGCCTGAAGGGGCTATGCCCTCTGTGGGTTTGATTTGGGAACAGGGTGAGCCTTATCGCCTGGGCTTCCGTCAGGGTGATATCATCACCAAGATAGATGATACTCCCATCCTTAGTTTCACGCAATTCGTGACTTATCCCTTTGTCATAGGTCGTGAATACCTCTTTACAGTAAAAGATGCTCGCGGCTTCTCTCGTCAGATTCGTTGGACGCGACTGAGGAATCGCTAA
- a CDS encoding S46 family peptidase: MKKILVSLVTLVTTLIPAHADEGMWTLYNLPHAVYEQMKGYGYSLPYEKLYQADDAIMHAVVNFSGYCSGVVVSPDGLVFTNHHCGFEAIRSHSTVEHDYMLNGFYAKSYEEELPNKDMFVSFMVEQKDITDTLMAHGFDKMTKEHKTVFLDSIENVMSKEVKANDSTLRLEILPFYEGNRYFATTYRDFTDLRLVFTIPKSMGKFGGETDNWMWPRQTCDFSVFRIYADPKTNGPADYSKDNVPYHPEHWARISNEGYQEGSFSMTMGYPGSTSRYLSSYGIQERYVQNAVRAQVRGVKQEVMKRHMDASEAVRIKYDSKYAQSSNYWKNSIGMNKCIDSIGLIQQKQQFEAQLQQWLRESGYLAGKLDFAKMERLYKKRMEVMEALMLWGETFRRTDELSTRALFVHNGASPKGTGKRQTITIKDNSETFDAATDSETLGTLLKNYRAKLNDQRFLPEFFKTIDKDFGGDCQKYADYLYTKSKLMKKKARLYPNKKSFMKDPGVSFGLDITEVMQALRVEIQAINDSIDEQERYLCAAKLRMEEDLPHYSDANFTMRLSYGQVKEYNLGGQPSGFQTYAPSMVKKMKTGDAIEDYKVQPEMISLLEGAGNMPLCFLTTNDITGGNSGSPMFDAKNRLIGLAFDGNWDSLSSDIFFDSQLARCIGVDIRYVLFMMDKWGHADRLLKEMNQK, encoded by the coding sequence ATGAAAAAGATTCTAGTATCACTAGTTACACTCGTAACTACTCTGATTCCCGCTCATGCCGATGAGGGCATGTGGACGCTTTACAACCTGCCCCATGCTGTCTATGAGCAGATGAAGGGCTATGGTTATAGTCTGCCTTACGAAAAACTTTATCAGGCCGACGATGCCATCATGCATGCCGTTGTCAATTTCTCTGGCTATTGCTCTGGTGTCGTTGTATCACCCGATGGACTGGTGTTCACTAATCACCACTGTGGCTTCGAGGCTATCCGCTCTCATTCTACTGTAGAGCATGACTATATGCTGAATGGTTTTTATGCCAAGAGCTATGAGGAGGAGTTGCCTAATAAGGATATGTTCGTGAGTTTCATGGTGGAGCAGAAGGATATCACCGATACCCTGATGGCGCATGGCTTTGATAAGATGACAAAGGAGCACAAGACCGTTTTCCTCGACTCCATCGAGAATGTGATGTCTAAGGAGGTGAAAGCCAACGACTCTACGTTACGTCTGGAAATATTGCCTTTCTACGAGGGTAACCGCTATTTCGCTACCACCTATCGCGACTTCACCGACCTGCGCCTGGTGTTCACCATTCCTAAGTCTATGGGTAAGTTTGGCGGCGAGACCGATAACTGGATGTGGCCCCGTCAGACCTGCGACTTCTCTGTGTTCCGCATCTATGCCGACCCCAAGACCAACGGGCCTGCAGACTACTCCAAGGATAACGTGCCTTATCATCCTGAACACTGGGCACGCATCTCCAACGAGGGCTATCAGGAGGGTTCGTTCTCTATGACCATGGGTTATCCTGGCAGCACCAGCCGTTACCTCTCGAGCTATGGCATTCAGGAGCGCTATGTCCAGAATGCTGTCCGTGCCCAGGTGCGTGGTGTGAAGCAGGAGGTGATGAAACGCCACATGGATGCTTCTGAGGCTGTGCGTATCAAGTATGATTCTAAGTATGCCCAGTCGTCCAACTACTGGAAGAACTCCATCGGTATGAACAAATGTATTGATTCCATTGGACTGATTCAGCAGAAACAGCAGTTCGAGGCACAGCTTCAGCAGTGGCTCCGCGAGAGTGGTTATCTGGCAGGAAAATTGGATTTCGCCAAGATGGAGCGTCTGTATAAAAAACGTATGGAGGTGATGGAGGCCTTGATGTTGTGGGGCGAGACTTTCCGTCGCACGGATGAGTTGTCAACCCGCGCCCTCTTCGTGCACAACGGTGCCAGTCCTAAGGGCACAGGCAAGCGTCAGACCATCACCATCAAGGATAATAGTGAGACCTTTGATGCTGCTACCGACAGCGAGACGCTGGGTACCTTGCTGAAGAACTATCGTGCTAAGTTGAATGACCAGCGATTCCTGCCTGAGTTCTTCAAGACTATCGACAAGGACTTTGGTGGCGATTGTCAGAAATATGCCGATTACCTCTATACCAAGTCAAAGTTGATGAAGAAAAAGGCACGTCTTTATCCTAATAAGAAGTCCTTTATGAAGGATCCTGGTGTCAGCTTTGGTCTTGACATCACCGAGGTGATGCAGGCGCTGCGTGTGGAGATTCAGGCTATCAACGACTCTATTGATGAGCAGGAGCGCTATCTCTGTGCTGCTAAACTGCGTATGGAGGAGGACCTGCCCCACTATAGTGACGCTAATTTCACCATGCGTCTGTCTTATGGACAGGTGAAGGAGTATAACCTTGGCGGGCAGCCTTCTGGCTTCCAGACTTATGCTCCCAGCATGGTGAAGAAGATGAAAACAGGTGACGCCATCGAGGATTATAAGGTACAGCCCGAGATGATTTCCCTGTTGGAAGGTGCTGGTAATATGCCGCTTTGCTTCCTCACCACCAATGATATCACGGGTGGTAACTCAGGTTCGCCCATGTTTGATGCCAAGAACCGCCTTATCGGTCTGGCTTTCGATGGCAACTGGGACAGCCTCTCCAGCGATATCTTCTTCGATAGCCAGTTGGCCCGTTGCATCGGTGTGGATATCCGCTATGTCCTCTTTATGATGGACAAGTGGGGTCATGCCGACCGACTGCTGAAAGAGATGAACCAGAAATAA
- a CDS encoding lipopolysaccharide biosynthesis protein, with the protein MANLKSLVKDTAIYGLSSIVGRFLNYLLVPLYTHYMPKASGDYGVSTNIYAYTALILVLLTFGMETTLFRFANDERHKPDTVFSMAMAVVGSLTLVFLLLIFGFITPISNSLGYAEHPDYLLMMAVVVALDALQAIPFSYLRFQKRPIRFASLKMLFIVLNIGLNVLYFVWLGKTSVFYVFFINLLCTGFITFFFIPGLFSIKWQFDGKLLKQMLAYSWPILVLGIAGILNQVADKIIFPLVYPDEAEANVQLGIYGSCVKIAMIMAMITQAFRYAYEPIVFAKSKDADKTEYYASAMKYFLIFTLLAFLCVVGWMPILQHIIGEEYREGLGVVPIVMAAEIMMGVYFNLSFWYKLIDKTIYGAWFSLVGCLVLFAVNIIFIPKYGYWACAWGGVAGYGTAMVLSYIVGQIKNPIPYPMKDIVFYVIKTFAAFCVMYWAQDNLSEWASLTVCTLLILAFIGNIIKCDLPLSSLPVIGKKFRKTK; encoded by the coding sequence ATGGCAAATCTTAAATCACTTGTAAAAGACACGGCCATCTATGGTCTTTCCAGTATTGTTGGCAGATTCCTGAACTATCTGCTGGTGCCGCTCTACACACACTACATGCCCAAGGCATCGGGCGACTATGGTGTGAGCACGAATATCTATGCCTATACGGCACTCATCCTGGTGCTTCTCACCTTTGGCATGGAAACCACGTTGTTTCGCTTTGCCAACGATGAGCGCCATAAGCCCGACACGGTATTCTCGATGGCGATGGCTGTGGTTGGGTCGCTGACGCTGGTGTTCCTGCTGCTCATCTTCGGCTTTATCACACCTATCAGCAACAGCCTGGGCTATGCCGAGCATCCCGACTATCTGCTGATGATGGCGGTGGTGGTGGCACTCGATGCCCTGCAGGCTATCCCTTTCAGCTACCTGCGATTCCAGAAGCGTCCTATCCGCTTCGCGTCGCTGAAGATGCTGTTTATCGTACTCAACATTGGTCTTAACGTCCTCTATTTCGTATGGTTGGGTAAGACATCAGTATTCTATGTCTTCTTCATCAACCTGCTGTGTACAGGATTCATCACCTTCTTCTTCATCCCAGGACTGTTCAGCATCAAGTGGCAGTTCGACGGCAAACTGCTCAAGCAGATGCTGGCCTATTCCTGGCCTATCCTTGTTCTGGGTATTGCGGGCATTCTCAATCAGGTGGCCGACAAGATTATCTTCCCCTTGGTCTATCCTGATGAGGCTGAGGCCAACGTGCAACTGGGTATCTATGGCTCGTGTGTGAAGATAGCTATGATTATGGCGATGATCACGCAGGCCTTCCGCTATGCCTACGAACCTATTGTCTTTGCCAAGAGCAAGGATGCCGACAAGACGGAATACTATGCCTCGGCCATGAAATACTTCTTGATATTCACCCTGCTGGCCTTCCTCTGTGTGGTGGGCTGGATGCCTATCCTGCAGCATATCATTGGCGAGGAGTATCGCGAGGGACTGGGTGTGGTGCCTATCGTAATGGCCGCCGAGATTATGATGGGAGTCTATTTCAACCTGTCGTTCTGGTATAAGTTGATTGACAAGACCATCTATGGTGCCTGGTTCTCTCTGGTGGGCTGTCTGGTGCTCTTTGCCGTCAATATCATCTTCATCCCCAAGTATGGCTACTGGGCCTGCGCCTGGGGAGGTGTGGCCGGCTATGGCACGGCGATGGTGCTCAGCTATATCGTGGGTCAGATCAAGAATCCTATTCCTTATCCTATGAAGGATATCGTATTCTATGTCATTAAGACCTTCGCGGCTTTCTGTGTCATGTATTGGGCGCAGGATAATCTGTCAGAATGGGCTTCGCTTACAGTCTGCACCTTGCTTATCCTTGCATTTATTGGCAACATCATCAAGTGTGACCTGCCTTTGAGCAGTCTCCCCGTTATTGGTAAGAAATTCAGGAAAACAAAATAA